Proteins encoded by one window of Conger conger chromosome 1, fConCon1.1, whole genome shotgun sequence:
- the LOC133135464 gene encoding protein FAM83H-like isoform X3: MMMRVRTVSGSTYFCQTGKSFRGQMMDRFLLVDCKAVLSGNYSFMWSFEKIHRCIAHLFLGELVTTYDEEFRILYAQSQVLVTESALVPLPGESGYGSHTNPLFRGHLPVQSSCYASNLRQPFGDKIDRGEPFYNPLEPSQMQMYAGVYSSKHLRMEQSFMEQGRSMMTSRKMEMAHKRHSYAEGSHDSCGSSRQLMKHQVMNNLGEMEAQTTHLYKEQHYYHRVGPGSGHGINFNMKSQGYNRKDQYVDGGYPLEIEPPGSYSHGADYLPSSSSKDIIHDYANNEMNPKRVSQSYICQTSPTQLDPPDLSPVNTEACLNRTPQDPGTKQGLRNWRINSYLTTLDDEDEGLAVPLGQDPFDEQPIFSEPKLSTTDLPDIKFNTEEFPRITTSKRDLMPQYSGSNQPDVQKHPPEKYGSMVTDSKVTPEASELSTTTKPDKAGEEVRGPREISVIMQESFCSRVNPMLQRSSRLRSSLIFNSCNLEEKSSTTMKSASGLNFKENPIEEENGPNHTQPPTNVPTLATASKGNFKSPKDGQNMSCDKELSRDAKTTERHGATNMVPTDPMQSTAVHKATNEKSKESTEESSVKSPKDPLSNEKPKLAEKTVLQSFINMDDPEMRFLYFKQLAAERKAAKQAKESAVGGPALPENVTDTSLKTPSPSENLADSNMTDNSVMGKVPAVQEARQNPTETFINKPSMPITSAEPISNKLDVSVTQDQTAAFIQPAGSDLQCKDSRPSADVTMATKALPKGILKSRKDPKDKSKLSEMAQFKIPSEEKPSIRAPTETLPVIPSFINMDDPEIRFLYFKQLAAERKAAKRSKESAVGGPVLPENITGTSLKLPSISENCADTNIKPTVSITSAEPISNKPVVLVTQELANQTPAVIIQPAGSDLQCKDFQPSADVPMATEALPKGILKSSKDNQNISCDKELYRDPTNTKNLEIEMSSMPLTDPAKSLKSKTCNWSSDNRTVVHEATNQNSKESTEESREKSALESLPIEKPELSEMAQLKILPEKILSAPTATLGVKTSFLNMDDPETRFLYFRQLATERKRSKESAVEGPALPENVTDTILKMPTTSEDLADTNMTRTDLLAMGKVSAVQEATESSTESVINKPSVSCTSAQPISKQSEISVATELEDQSSAIIIQPARPVLQYKDTQPSAGVLVATKGSQKLFKKDILKLPEDSEHLKMYCDEKIYGDPTNTEKIAKSRKPGTSSVAIPNQGKSLHSKPFDCSSDNSTAVPEATGQKSKESTEESVKSPKDPLPKDKPKFSEREPKMAPEEKHVIIAPIWSAQLLQSRPSIMNMNDQKASERPKESVARGPDLSENITDSSLKIPAISLKLTDTSIETLIDKPPISITPANPISKKPEVSVAAGSNLHYKDSHSSADAQLAMKTLPKLVEKDIFKPSEDSKSLNISCDTDTEKHDIKEASRRSAASMPLTDPKKSLQNKTVDCRSDNRTAVPEATDQKSNESTEESTSEKSAKDPLPKEEPKVAPEERHVITATTETLPSTSSLINMNNRKPSEQSKESVVRGPDLLENITDSSLEIPGISVNLTDNNMKMMDISVMEKEPAFQEPTQNPKETVIDKPPIPITPANPISHKSKGSVVPQLETQNVRGVLGTQEDQKLAAVVSEDKAVSQTVSSLPESCEKPTFLESQSHTEANQATEIVVTKSKEEKYDNRLVSPATSKARTSTNSVIYSCNLRDDTKVILEQISAHSQNRIDLAKTDEGSTDDAKMDKKERSANTEGTLSKPHQGGTRFQHTPVNPQERENLLKRIEKMRKEKKVYSRFEMGS; encoded by the exons CTTCATGTGGTCTTTTGAGAAGATCCATCGTTGTATTGCACACCTGTTCCTTGGGGAGCTGGTGACTACATACGATGAGGAGTTCCGCATCCTGTATGCCCAGTCCCAGGTCCTTGTAACCGAGAGTGCCCTAGTTCCATTGCCTGGAGAAAGTGGCTATGGCAGCCATACAAATCCGTTATTCAGAGGCCATCTACCTGTCCAAAGCTCTTGTTATGCTTCAAACTTGAGACAGCCCTTTGGTGACAAAATTGACCGGGGTGAACCCTTCTACAACCCACTAGAACCTTCCCAAATGCAGATGTACGCCGGTGTATACTCTTCCAAGCATTTGAGAATGGAGCAGTCATTCATGGAACAGGGCAGGTCCATGATGACCTCAAGGAAAATGGAGATGGCACACAAAAGGCACAGCTATGCAGAGGGCAGCCATGACAGCTGTGGGTCTTCTCGGCAGTTGATGAAGCATCAAGTAATGAACAACTTGGGTGAGATGGAAGCCCAGACCACGCACCTTTACAAGGAGCAGCATTACTACCACAGAGTTGGGCCAGGCTCCGGGCATGGCATAAATTTTAATATGAAGAGCCAAGGATATAATCGGAAAGACCAATATGTTGACGGTGGCTACCCACTTGAGATAGAACCACCTGGTAGCTACAGCCACGGAGCGGATTACTTACCTTCGAGTTCTTCTAAGGACATTATTCATGACTATGCAAATAATGAGATGAATCCAAAGAGAGTGAGCCAGTCATATATTTGCCAGACTTCACCCACTCAGCTGGATCCACCTGACTTGAGCCCTGTAAACACTGAGGCCTGCCTTAATCGGACGCCACAGGATCCTGGCACAAAGCAGGGTTTACGGAACTGGAGGATAAACTCGTACCTCACTACCttggatgatgaagatgaaggccTAGCAGTACCACTGGGGCAAGATCCCTTTGATGAGCAACCTATATTTTCAGAACCAAAGTTGTCTACTACAGATCTACCTGATATTAAGTTTAATACTGAAGAGTTTCCAAGGATAACCACAAGCAAACGAGACCTGATGCCACAATATAGCGGATCAAACCAACCTGATGTTCAAAAGCATCCACCTGAAAAATATGGTTCCATGGTAACGGACTCTAAAGTGACACCAGAGGCTTCGGAGTTGTCCACGACCACAAAACCTGACAAAGCGGGGGAGGAGGTAAGGGGGCCTAGAGAGATCAGTGTCATCATGCAAGAGTCATTCTGCAGCAGAGTCAACCCCATGCTTCAAAGAAGCTCTCGATTAAGGTCTTCACTGATATTCAACTCATGCAATTTGGAAGAAAAGAGTTCAACTACAATGAAATCTGCCTCTGGGCTCAATTTTAAAGAAAATCCTATTGAAGAGGAGAATGGCCCCAACCACACCCAACCACCTACTAATGTTCCAACATTAGCCACAGCTTCCAAAGGTAATTTTAAATCACCTAAAGATGGCCAAAACATGTCTTGTGACAAGGAGCTATCTAGAGATGCCAAAACCACAGAGAGGCATGGTGCCACCAACATGGTGCCAACTGATCCAATGCAGTCGACGGCTGTACACAAAGCCACCAATGAAAAATCTAAAGAATCAACTGAAGAATCCAGTGTGAAATCACCAAAGGATCCTCTATCAAATGAAAAACCAAAGCTTGCAGAAAAAACAGTCTTGCAATCATTTATAAATATGGATGATCCAGAAATGAGGTTCTTATATTTTAAACAATTAGCAGCAGAACGAAAGGCTGCAAAGCAGGCTAAGGAGTCTGCTGTTGGAGGCCCAGCTCTCCCAGAGAATGTAACTGACACTAGTCTCAAAACACCAAGCCCATCAGAAAATCTAGCTGACAGTAATATGACTGACAACTCTGTAATGGGCAAAGTTCCTGCAGTTCAAGAAGCCAGACAGAATCCAACAGAAactttcattaacaagccatcCATGCCCATCACATCGGCAGAACCAATTTCAAACAAACTAGATGTCTCTGTAACACAAGACCAAACTGCAGCATTCATACAACCAGCAGGGTCTGATCTCCAATGTAAAGACTCTCGACCATCTGCTGATGTTACAATGGCCACTAAAGCTTTACCAAAAGGAATTTTGAAATCACGTAAAGATCCAAAGGACAAATCTAAGCTTTCTGAAATGGCACAATTTAAGATTCCATCAGAGGAAAAACCTAGCATCAGGGCTCCAACAGAAACTTTACCAGTCATACCATCATTTATAAATATGGATGATCCAGAGATAAGGTTCTTATATTTTAAACAATTAGCTGCCGAACGAAAGGCCGCAAAGCGGTCTAAGGAGTCTGCTGTTGGAGGCCCAGTTCTCCCAGAGAATATAACTGGCACTAGCCTCAAATTGCCAAGCATATCAGAAAATTGTGCTGACACCAATATAAAACCAACAGTCTCAATCACATCAGCAGAACCCATTTCAAACAAGCCAGTAGTCTTGGTAACACAAGAGTTGGCAAACCAAACTCCAGCAGTCATCATACAACCTGCAGGGTCTGATCTCCAATGTAAAGACTTTCAACCATCTGCTGATGTTCCAATGGCTACTGAAGCTTTACCAAAAGGAATTTTGAAATCATCTAAAGATAATCAAAATATTTCCTGTGACAAGGAGCTGTACAGAGATCCCACTAACACAAAGAACCTTGAGATTGAAATGTCCAGCATGCCCCTAACTGATCCAGCAAAGTCACTGAAAAGCAAAACATGTAATTGGAGCAGTGACAATAGGACAGTGGTGCATGAAGCCACAAACCAAAACTCAAAAGAATCAACTGAAGAATCCAGGGAGAAATCCGCATTGGAATCTCTACCAATTGAAAAACCTGAGCTTTCAGAAATGGCACAACTTAAGATTCTACCAGAGAAAATCCTCTCCGCTCCAACAGCAACTTTAGGAGTCAAGACATCATTTTTGAATATGGATGATCCAGAGACTAGGTTCTTGTATTTTAGACAACTAGCTACTGAAAGAAAGAGGTCTAAGGAGTCTGCTGTTGAAGGCCCAGCTCTCCCAGAGAATGTAACTGACACTATCCTCAAAATGCCAACCACATCAGAAGATCTAGCTGACACCAATATGACACGGACAGACCTGTTAGCAATGGGGAAAGTATCTGCAGTTCAGGAAGCCACAGAGAGTTCAACAGAAtctgtcattaacaagccatCTGTCTCCTGCACATCAGCACAACCCATTTCAAAACAGTCGGAGATCTCAGTAGCAACAGAGTTGGAAGACCAAAGTTCAGCCATCATCATACAACCAGCAAGGCCTGTTCTCCAATATAAGGACACTCAACCATCTGCTGGTGTTCTAGTGGCTACTAAAGGTTCAcaaaagttatttaaaaaagacattttaaaactgcCTGAAGATTCAGAACACCTGAAAATGTATTGTGATGAGAAGATATATGGAGATCCCACTAACACAGAGAAGATTGCAAAGAGCAGAAAACCTGGTACCTCCAGCGTGGCCATACCTAATCAAGGGAAGTCACTGCACAGCAAACCATTTGATTGTAGCAGTGACAATAGTACTGCTGTACCTGAAGCCACAGGCCAGAAGTCCAAAGAATCAACTGAAGAAAGTGTCAAATCACCAAAGGACCCTCTACCAAAAGACAAACCTAAGTTTTCAGAAAGGGAACCTAAGATGGCACCAGAGGAAAAACATGTGATCATAGCTCCAATATGGTCTGCTCAACTTTTACAGAGCAGACCATccattatgaatatgaatgatcAAAAAGCTTCAGAGAGGCCTAAGGAGTCTGTGGCCAGAGGCCCTGATCTCTCAGAGAATATTACTGACAGTAGCCTGAAAATCCCAGCTATTTCTCTAAAACTAACTGACACATCAATAGAAACTCTCATTGACAAGCCACCCATCTCCATCACACCAGCAAACCCCATTTCAAAGAAGCCAGAGGTTTCAGTTGCAGCAGGGTCTAATCTTCACTATAAGGACTCCCATTCATCTGCTGATGCCCAATTGGCTATGAAAACTTTGCCAAAGTTAGTTGAAAAAGACATTTTCAAACCATCTGAAGATTCCAAAAGCCTAAACATTTCTTGTGATACTGACACAGAGAAGCATGATATTAAAGAGGCCAGCAGACGCAGTGCCGCCAGCATGCCCCTAACTGATCCCAAGAAGTCTCTGCAAAATAAAACGGTTGATTGTCGCAGTGACAATAGGACAGCTGTACCTGAAGCCACAGACCAAAAATCTAACGAATCAACAGAGGAATCGACAAGTGAGAAATCAGCAAAGGATCCTCTACCAAAAGAAGAACCTAAGGTTGCACCAGAGGAAAGACATGTAATCACAGCTACAACAGAAACTTTACCAAGCACATCATccttaataaatatgaataatcgAAAGCCTTCAGAGCAGTCAAAGGAGTCTGTGGTCAGAGGCCCAGATCTCTTAGAGAATATTACTGACAGTAGCTTGGAAATTCCAGGTATATCTGTAAATCTAACTGACAATAACATGAAAATGATGGATATCTCAGTAATGGAGAAAGAACCTGCCTTTCAGGAACCTACACAGAATCCAAAGGAAACAGTCATTGACAAGCCACCCATCCCCATCACACCAGCAAACCCCATTTCACACAAGTCAAAGGGCTCAGTAGTACCCCAGTTGGAAACCCAGAATGTAAGGGGTGTTTTGGGCACTCAAGAAGACCAGAAACTGGCAGCAGTGGTTTCAGAAGACAAGGCAGTTTCCCAGACTGTGAGCTCTCTCCCAGAGTCGTGTGAGAAGCCAACTTTCTTGGAATCACAAAGCCACACTGAAGCAAATCAAGCCACAGAAATTGTGGTAACCAAGAGCAAAGAAGAGAAATATGACAATAGGCTTGTCTCTCCAGCTACTAGCAAAGCCAGAACATCCACTAACAGTGTAATTTATAGCTGCAACCTCAGAGATGACACCAAGGTTATTTTAGAGCAGATCTCAGCCCACAGCCAAAACAGGATTGATCTGGCTAAGACCGATGAAGGGAGCACTGACGATGCCAAAATGGATAAGAAGGAAAGAAGTGCGAATACGGAAGGCACACTTTCTAAGCCCCACCAGGGTGGAACCAGGTTTCAGCATACTCCAGTTAACCCACAAGAAAGGGAAAACCTTTTGAAGAGGATAGAGAAAATGCGCAAAGAGAAGAAGGTCTACAGTCGCTTTGAG ATGGGATCATGA